The sequence GCCGCACCCCTGCATATCAAACAACACACCAAATATGATAATAACTCATCTGGAAATTACACAAGCATTTCCAACTACAACTAAGCATAAACATCATAACTAAACATCCACAAATAATAATCGCCAAGCGCAGCTTCTCACCATAACTGGATTCGAGTATAAAAGGGTTTCTGAAGTGATCCTTTTGGTAATCCCAGTGCTTCTTCCACACCCAAGAGCATGCCTGCCTTCACCTTCTCTGCTGTGGCATTTGGTATATTCTCCTGTTAATCAACAGTTGGCGCAATAAGTTTGTTTGGCAACATCCACCAAAATGTCGGTCTACCAGTCTTCTAAATTGGAAAATCCTCATAActcttatttatttcatttcaagtAATGGTCAAAGACATTTAATCTGTGCTTGTGTGAACATATGGCTGTATTTGCATTGAAACAAACCTGTGGAACCTTGTTCCGCTTTGCATAAGCTGCAGTACTAAGAAAGGTCCAACAGTGAGGACCATTACTATGGGAACCCTGTAGTTTTTTGGTATTATTTGCCATCCATGAGATGGAATCAACCCCTCTTACAAAAGCTCCTTCAAAAGGAAATGCTCCTTCACCGGGAATTTGAAGTGGATCCTCAAATGCTGCGAGGAGGGCCCATATAGAACTCAATTCCAGTCTCTACCGGCATCAAACAGAAAGGCATTAGAAGAACATAGTTCAAGACAATTCAATCTTGATGTCAAAAGGGTAATTGAAGTAGACTTTGTGGTGCCAAATGAACTGAACGCATGAATTTTAGATATACCTTCATTTGTCCAGCAATTAGTGGTAAGCCTGATGACCCAAGCAAGCGGTTTGCACATTTCCCTATTGgcaattcaaattaaatagAAGGGTAAACACGCATGCACAAGAATAGACAAGAGGCATCACGAATATCCAATGTAGACAAGCACATGAAGGAAAGTCCCCATATCATGCAATTTTGAGACACCCTCTTCAAGAAggaatgaaaaggaaacaaaaacttaAGGTTTCCAAATTTCATATGATGTGAAGATACAGTAGCAGCCGAAAATCAAACTTAAAAGAAACCCAAAGGTAGTAAGTTACCATTATGTGCAATAACTATAGCATCAAACTTCCCACATGGTTTTCCATTCTCACTCAAATGCCACATCCCATTGAAGGGCTCAAGTTTACTTATCCAGCAAGGTCTCTCCACGTTAATCATACGAGTCTGCACCAAGTATCAACATTCTAATTAGCTCTGACGTGTGATGCTAAGAGGAATTAAGAGCCTCAAAGCACAAGGGTAAGAAGCTAACTATGTTTACTAAAGATGAGACCATACGTTTCAGGCTATAATCATAACAAACGTTACTCCATTTTTTAAACTCCTGACTGAAATAAACATATCTTCACAAGTCCAACCATGCCACTGAAGCAAGTAAATGTCATTATATTTTGACAAGTCTAACCATGCTACCAAAACAACTAAATTTTATGTTTACAGATATGGagctttcaatttcaactatcaTCATACCATTTCTATGCCTAAACTGATGATTCACTGGTCCAGcgaaggaaaaggaaaagcacAAAAAGAAAGCAGGAAAACTTGAAGGCTAATGTACCTGAGAAAGTAACGAGTCAGCAATGGGGCGCATTCCATTAACACCTATATATCttggaggagaagaaggaagTGGAACAAAATGACCACCCACTTCAAGCTCTCCAATTGTACCCTGCCATTCCCGAACCAGACCTTGCTCCAACCAACCTTGAACCAACCCAGCAAACTGAGGATCACTGGCTGTAAAGAACTGAGCCGCATGATCAAATATCAGAGGCTGAGGATCTACTATCCTGGTTCCCATTCTTCCTCCCAAACCATGAACACCCTATGATAGCAAATCACTGTTATGTGGCACTGGAAAGATTGGAAGACAAATCCAACTTTCAAAATCATAATTTGGCAATCATAACTAAACATGCATTAATTTGATTGTGGGTTCTCTGCaagattttttctttctctttaaataCTAACTAGCATAGTAACGGAGTAAGCTTTTTCGCAATATCTTATCCACCCATGAAAAT comes from Prunus dulcis chromosome 6, ALMONDv2, whole genome shotgun sequence and encodes:
- the LOC117631031 gene encoding renalase; this encodes MLCYFHSSLILQPLKIHKALTIVCSTQPKPPPRKRPTVDGQRPAFRNRKNYGASRRSIQKTLKQEQVTFTTPTPDDPIVGIIGGGMAGLACALYLEKRGVRSTVFDTGVHGLGGRMGTRIVDPQPLIFDHAAQFFTASDPQFAGLVQGWLEQGLVREWQGTIGELEVGGHFVPLPSSPPRYIGVNGMRPIADSLLSQTRMINVERPCWISKLEPFNGMWHLSENGKPCGKFDAIVIAHNGKCANRLLGSSGLPLIAGQMKRLELSSIWALLAAFEDPLQIPGEGAFPFEGAFVRGVDSISWMANNTKKLQGSHSNGPHCWTFLSTAAYAKRNKVPQENIPNATAEKVKAGMLLGVEEALGLPKGSLQKPFYTRIQLWGAALPTNTPGIPCIFDPLGRAGICGDWLLGSNLESAALSGISLANHMADHFQSSGGRPEEFAVGLRNQFQPLRGHDIGQFPGLESQTQTQMPTQQSYQFAT